One genomic window of Helicobacter canis includes the following:
- the lpxA gene encoding acyl-ACP--UDP-N-acetylglucosamine O-acyltransferase, with amino-acid sequence MAHIAKTAIIHKGAQIADDVEIGDFCVIGESVKIAAGCKLYNGVTILGDTTIGARTTIFPYAVLGTIPQDLKYAGEKVELIIGEDNLIREHCMFNPGTEGGIGKTIIGNNNLFMAYVHIAHDCVIGDHCILANNATLGGHIVIGDYVNIGGMTPVHQFVKIGDGAMVAGASALSQDIPPFCMAEGNRAVIRGLNKHRMRKLFTSEEIDAISAFYKELFAATSMRDYAKQILDSGVELESIANICQFVLDSSRGIPIRKGKE; translated from the coding sequence ATGGCACATATCGCAAAAACCGCCATTATTCATAAAGGTGCGCAAATTGCCGATGATGTGGAAATCGGTGATTTTTGTGTCATTGGAGAATCTGTAAAAATCGCTGCTGGTTGCAAGCTCTATAATGGCGTAACTATCCTTGGGGATACTACCATTGGCGCACGCACGACAATTTTCCCTTATGCGGTGCTTGGCACGATACCACAAGATTTAAAATATGCTGGGGAAAAAGTGGAGCTTATCATCGGTGAAGATAATCTTATCCGCGAACATTGTATGTTTAACCCCGGCACAGAAGGTGGCATAGGCAAGACAATCATAGGAAACAATAATCTCTTTATGGCGTATGTGCATATCGCTCACGATTGTGTGATTGGCGATCATTGTATCCTTGCCAATAACGCTACTCTTGGTGGGCATATCGTGATTGGGGATTATGTCAATATCGGCGGTATGACACCTGTGCATCAGTTTGTCAAGATTGGCGATGGGGCGATGGTCGCTGGGGCAAGTGCGCTTTCACAAGATATCCCACCATTTTGTATGGCAGAGGGCAATCGAGCCGTGATCCGCGGACTCAATAAACATAGAATGCGCAAATTATTCACAAGTGAAGAAATTGATGCTATTAGTGCATTTTATAAAGAGCTTTTTGCTGCGACTTCTATGCGTGATTATGCTAAGCAGATTTTGGATTCTGGTGTGGAGCTAGAATCTATTGCAAATATTTGCCAATTTGTGCTTGATTCATCAAGGGGTATTCCTATCCGGAAAGGCAAAGAATGA